Sequence from the Argentina anserina chromosome 7, drPotAnse1.1, whole genome shotgun sequence genome:
CAAACTTATCTAAACAAAGAaccttgtaaaatttattgCTTAAATCCACCAACCTAATTTCAACAATAACTAAGAAGTCATCTTCAAGTGATCTACTTATGTATTTCCGAAAATCAAAGGTAGTATCATTGCCAGGTGCTAAATGTGCCTGACATCAGAAAGAATAGGATTTTAGATTTCTGTCACCTCAGCCTCATATAGGTATGTGAATTAGTACTTTTACTGTTTCACTTACCACGATAAAGCCATGCCTCAGAGTCATGTAATCAGTCTTAGTAACTGACCTGTAGAACTGTCTGAGGAAGCACACCTGATAAGAAAAGGACAATACCCTTAAAAACTTGTTCAATTCAGTCATAGCTCTTGTACACACCATGCATCACTGAGTTAATTCTTTGAAAATTCCAAAATATTGCAACTGGAAATTCCAATTGACAATGCAATAAAGTTCAATTCTTAGTAGTACGTTATACATACAATCCAAAGCCAAACTGGTGACTCGCTCCAGAAGTGCAAATGTCTCCTTCCGAATGACGTATCCCTCGTATACCTAAACCTTTCTGGATCTGCCATACAAATAATGCATAAGGTATAATCCAAAGGGTTCTAGTGATTAAAGACTTCTTAAATTTTGTCAACAGGTGTCTAAATGACATTGCAGATTCCAGAAAGGTAAAAAAGAATATTTAGTCCGCAGAATCTTAATTTGCAGAAACACTTGATATATTTACCTCCAGACCAACTAATTGATTTGCACACGTAAATGAATCATCATGTTGAAAAATTGGAATCATTTAGCTTTAGGTTTCAAAATATTGAACCCATTTACCTGTACTAAACTGGTATTCAATTGTTTTTGTCTCATTCTCCCAGTACTTCCATTTTCTCATCTGTAATCCGCAAACAGAAACAATGAAATGTTAAAaactggagagagagagagagagagagagagagagagagagagagagggagggagatTCCAAAAATCTTATTTGCCAGTTTACCTTGTATCTTCCCAAAAACAAGGTTGTAATGCAGTAGAGCACATGAAAAACTGCTAGCACAAAGATAAATATGTGGAGCTGGTGAATCCCATATGCAGACACAAAGGCAACGTTACCCTACAAATATAAAAGGTGAACTTCAGAACGTTATCCAATTCCAGATTTCCAGTACACAGATTCTCACACCAAATACAGAACACACTTCTCAGTTCCATGATTAATATTCATGAAACAGAGGAAATGGAAAAGAACAACAACAGAAGTGTCCCTCACATGTTCGGTGCACTTATCATATCCCTTTGTGGCTAATATGCGCCGGAAACTGAAGCCAGAATCTGAAAATTCATCCAGTTTTCTGGCAGTAGTCTTTGAAGCGTCATCATTGCAGGGATGCCAAGTGGCTCCAATACTCTTTGATATACATATACCAGAGATTGGATCTTGTAGAACTGTTAGGAACAAGGATAGGAATCCCAACAGCATAAGCTCttcaaaacaattcacataaaaCAAAGTAATTGTCAGGACTTTGAAGACCATACATAACTAGTTCGTATttcgaaaaagaaaataaaatatatagagAGCTAAATGCTCCCACAAGATGGGATACCTGACTTGATCTTCTCAAGAGCTTCATAGAGAGCTCGCTTCTCTCTACGTTTAAACCACTGAAATTTGTTCCATCACAAAGTCATTTCCAATGAACAATTACCTTGAACAATATCAAAAACCAATTGATCAAGCATTTCATTCTTACCTGTCCTATGAAGTTTATGATACGCTCAGTGAAAATCGATATTACAAGCAACACAAAACAGACCACAGCAACTGCCCATGTTGGAGTTTTCTCCAATGTACGCTCATATTCGAGTGCCATAACTCGAGTTTCTAGTTATTACTCAAAAGAACTCACaataagaagaagataatAACTTGTGTTTGAATATAAACGGTTGCTGTGTTTATGTCTGTATTTATAAGGGCTATTGATTTCTTTTGACGTGGGGAGTTACAGAGGTGGATAAGAAATTCAAGAATTTTGTAATGGCAAAAGCTAGATTCTTTCACTTGTCTAGTTGCTGACTTTTCTTGATTGTCAAAAGTTAGATTTGGCCATTACTGAGGAAACTATTCGTATGCAATTCTGACTTTTGAGTATCGTCTGATGAGAGAGAACTTTGG
This genomic interval carries:
- the LOC126802610 gene encoding MLO-like protein 6 codes for the protein MALEYERTLEKTPTWAVAVVCFVLLVISIFTERIINFIGQWFKRREKRALYEALEKIKSELMLLGFLSLFLTVLQDPISGICISKSIGATWHPCNDDASKTTARKLDEFSDSGFSFRRILATKGYDKCTEHGNVAFVSAYGIHQLHIFIFVLAVFHVLYCITTLFLGRYKMRKWKYWENETKTIEYQFSTDPERFRYTRDTSFGRRHLHFWSESPVWLWIVCFLRQFYRSVTKTDYMTLRHGFIVAHLAPGNDTTFDFRKYISRSLEDDFLVIVEISPIIWFSAVLFLLSNAYGWYSYYWLPFISLFIILLVGTKLQVIITKLGLRIQERGAVVMGAPLVQPGDQHFWFGTPRFLLFLIHFVLFQNAFQLAFFAWSTWQFGITSCFHQTPQDTAIRISMG